The Temnothorax longispinosus isolate EJ_2023e chromosome 4, Tlon_JGU_v1, whole genome shotgun sequence genome has a window encoding:
- the LOC139811293 gene encoding aminopeptidase N-like: MTQSRSIVVEALTIMDAHTTMFERKSGYTISPCGTFFLGIFFLTSLVGVGLLVYYFAPCREEKQLQASNGDSFLNFSISIKKNYVKLSKAVVPDLYELWLIPFIWEGNFTFHGEVKILVNVTEDTNNVTLHAFCIKIDENFTHIVKYSANNKNNKTVIKIAEQKNDIDKQFHVIKTSNTLKKGNKYVVHLKFIGYLNDNLQGFYRSSYMVGNQTRWIATTQFEPTDARRAFPCFDEPALKAKFQINIARPRNMTSISNMPRIVKRTPVPGLNTYVWDHYKRSVPMSTYLVAFVVSDFDVRESENRNFTVWARHNAIDQAQYSLNIGPEVLRYFEDYFKIKFPLPKMDMVALPDFAAGAMENWGLLTFRETEMLYQEGISTSARKQRVATTVSHEISHQWFGDLVTPSWWTDIWLNEGFATYMEYIGVNALEPTWRMLDQFVVDELQDVFSLDALKSSHPISIEIGHPDEINEIFDRISYGKGATIIRMMAHFLTINVFEKGLTNYLNEKAYQNAEQNDLWYALTKQAHKDKVLHPNVTVKEIMDTWTLQTGFPVVTVSRTYNDSIIMLTQERFLLDNNDTTITSESLWWIPITYTWEKQLNFNNTQPTEWLKAERSIILNDFRVSPFEWIIFNVQETAYYRVNYDRTNWQMIIRQLKQNFTRISANNRAQLIDDALNLARAGKLDYNIAFDVISYLVREIEYFPWRAAFRGIDFLKDMLIKTPSHDKFSLFVLKLLDNVYKQVGFTDEITDSQLTILTRIDVLTWACNFDHEDCVTNAVQQFRYWRNNPDPDVNNPISPNLRSVVYCTAVRVGGQSEWEFIWQRYRGTNVGSEKNLLLNALACTREIWLLNQLLDWAFTENSGIRKQDATMVFRFIANNVVGQSLTFNYFRDKWEHLKKYLGTSSFNEVAKAATKGISTRYELKDLVEFVKEHLDEFGSTRTIQQAIERVESDIRWFDKYYGKIYNWLRKNTV; the protein is encoded by the exons ATGACTCAGTCTCGTTCCATCGTTGTCGAAGCTCTGACAATAATGGATGCGCACACAACCATGTTTGAACGCAAAAGTGGCTATACGATTTCGCCATGTGGCACTTTTTTCTTGGGCATTTTCTTTCTGACCAGCTTGGTTGGCGTGGGTTTATTGGTGTATTATTTTGCACCTTGTCGCGAGGAGAAACAACTTCAGGCATCTAATGGTGAttcgtttttaaatttttcgatatcgataaagaaaaattatgtcaaaTTATCGAAAGCTGTCGTACCCGATTTGTACGAATTATGGCTGATACCTTTTATATGGGAGGGTAACTTCACTTTTCATGGCGAG GTCAAAATTTTAGTAAACGTGACAGAGGATACGAACAATGTTACGCTGCACGCCTTTTGTATAAAGATCGATGAAAACTTTACGCATATCGTTAAGTACTCGGCTAATAACAAGAATAACAAGACCGTAATCAAGATCGCTGAGCAAAAAAACGACATCGACAAGCAATTTCACGTGATTAAAACATCGAACACGTTGAAAAAAGGCAATAAATACGTCGTGCATCTCAAGTTCATTGGCTATTTGAACGACAATCTGCAAGGTTTCTATAGGAGCTCGTATATGGTCGGCAATCAGACGAG ATGGATTGCTACGACTCAGTTTGAACCAACGGATGCGCGCCGTGCTTTTCCATGTTTCGACGAACCGGCTTTGAAAGCCAAATTCCAAATTAACATAGCGCGTCCCAGAAACATGACATCCATTTCGAATATGCCTCGAATAGTGAAACGGACGCCAGT gCCCGGTTTAAACACATACGTGTGGGATCATTACAAGCGTTCGGTACCGATGTCTACGTACTTGGTAGCCTTCGTAGTTTCTGATTTTGATGTACGGGAATCAGAAAATAGAAACTTTACAGTTTGGGCGCGTCACAATGCCATTGATCAAGCACAATATAGCTTGAATATTGGACCGGAAGTACTCAGATACTTCGAGGACTATTTCAAAATCAAATTCCCTTTACCAAAGATGGATATGGTCGCGCTACCTGATTTCGCCGCCGGCGCCATGGAAAATTGGGGATTGTTAACATTTAG AGAGACAGAGATGTTGTATCAGGAAGGCATATCGACCAGTGCTAGGAAGCAGCGTGTAGCTACCACTGTATCACATGAGATCAGTCATCAGTGGTTTGGAGACTTAGTGACTCCAAGTTGGTGGACGGATATTTGGTTGAATGAGGGTTTCGCCACTTATATGGAATATATCGGCGTGAATGCA CTGGAACCGACGTGGAGAATGCTGGATCAATTCGTCGTTGACGAACTTCAAGATGTATTTAGTTTAGACGCTTTGAAATCTTCCCACCCCATATCCATTGAAATCGGTCATCCGGATGAAATCAATGAAATCTTTGATAGGATTTCTTATGGAAAAG GTGCTACCATAATAAGAATGATGGCGCATTTTCTCACAATAAATGTTTTCGAGAAGGGTCTGACTAATTATTTGAATGAAAA AGCTTATCAAAATGCTGAACAAAATGATTTGTGGTACGCTCTGACCAAACAAGCTCACAAAGATAAGGTACTTCATCCAAACGTAACTGTTAAAGAAATAATGGATACTTGGACATTGCAAACCGGCTTTCCTGTAGTTACTGTCTCACGAACCTACAACGACAGTATTATTATGCTGACAcag GAACGTTTTCTGCTTGACAATAACGACACAACGATCACATCTGAATCATTATGGTGGATACCTATTACTTATACATGGGAAAAGcaattaaactttaataacACTCAACCTACGGAATGGCTAAAAGCGGAACGCTCGATTATCCTTAACGATTTCCGTGTAAGCCCATTTGAATGGATAATATTCAATGTGCAAGAAACTG CGTACTATAGAGTGAATTATGACAGAACAAACTGGCAAATGATAATTAGAcaattgaaacaaaatttcaCACGTATCTCGGCGAATAACCGAGCGCAATTGATCGACGACGCTCTTAACTTGGCTAGAGCTGGCAAGCTCGACTACAATATCGCTTTCGATGTTATATCTTATTTGGTCCGCGAAATCGAGTATTTTCCTTGGAGGGCAGCTTTCAGAGGCATAGATTTCTTAAAAGATATGTTAATCAAAACACCAAGTCATGACAAATTCAGT ttgtttgtaTTAAAACTACTCGATAATGTATACAAGCAAGTCGGTTTCACTGACGAAATAACAGATTCTCAGCTGACAATTTTGACACGAATTGATGTTCTAACTTGGGCATGTAACTTCGACCATGAGGATTGTGTTACGAACGCCGTGCAACAATTCAGGTATTGGCGTAACAATCCTGATCCGGATGTTAATAATCC aATTTCGCCGAACTTGAGGAGCGTGGTTTATTGCACGGCTGTTCGAGTGGGTGGACAAAGTGAATGGGAATTTATTTGGCAGCGATACCGAGGAACCAACGTAGGATCGGAAAAGAATCTACTCTTGAACGCATTAGCCTGCACAAGGGAGATATGGCTGTTAAATCAACTTTTAGATTGGGCCTTTACGGAAAATTCGGGAATCAGGAAGCAAGATGCCACCATGGTTTTCCGATTTATAGCTAACAATGTTGTCGGGCAGTCACTCACGTTTAATTACTTTAGAGATAAATGGGAACATCTCAAGAAATA TCTTGGGACGTCATCTTTTAATGAAGTCGCAAAGGCAGCAACAAAGGGAATAAGTACAAGATACGAATTGAAAGAC CTGGTAGAGTTTGTAAAAGAACATCTGGATGAATTTGGCTCAACGCGAACTATACAACAAGCGATAGAACGAGTGGAATCCGACATACGTTGGTTTGACAAGTATTACGGGAAGATTTACAATTGGTTACGGAAGAATACCGTATAA
- the Arp5 gene encoding actin-related protein 5 isoform X1 → MEIELIELKDIKAVPDIIHLYPERVKSECTPLVIDNGSYNCRVGWATEKEPQLIFKNLIAKPRKERGKKDGEPQVGNDIANIEAVRFQLKTQFDRNVVTHFEAQEQIFDYTFTHMGIDTEGSVNHPIILTEAFLNPNYSRNLMAELLFECYNVPSVAYGIDCLFSYQHNNCPPDGLIVSVGYHTTHIIPILDGKADAMNARRINVGGYHITSYMHKLLQLKYPVHVNAITLSRAEELIHEHSMIALNYQEELSKWADVDYYDTHVLRVQLPYIAPTTAPGLTLEQQKERKRELARRLMEINARKREERLAEDEEQLNQLLAVQDLLEEGEIDEFGRALKSYSLANEADLIKMINNLQAKVERTRQKIVAANSQEENIIMEEKPKIKSSLQPKDQQDFDEWIAGVRKKRQDILDKRMAKRQRRQDMAKRRTAAAQERMRIISQLAKKEKRDDDFGMRDEDWDVYKVINREGGDSDSELEQEKLLELEDVLRHHDPEFDSAGSSVPMVPGETHQLHVGVERLRAPELSFQPSMIGSVEAGIAETIEFVLKQYTPDEQTRLVSNVFLTGGSTAFPGLLERLKRELREMRPFGSNFQVNIAKNTSLDAWYGARDFGLNGNFPEYLVSRKEYEEKGGEYFKEHSTSNTYTRSPDPLPMIQVPVTSEQVIVEDAVVDVEIE, encoded by the exons ATGGAAATAGAATTGATTGAATTGAAAGATATAAAGGCCGTACCGGACATAATACACCTTTATCCGGAGCGAGTGAAATCCGAGTGTACGCCACTTGTGATTGACAATG GGTCCTACAATTGTAGAGTCGGTTGGGCTACTGAAAAGGAACCGCAGTTGATATTCAAGAATCTTATAGCAAAACCAAGGAAGGAACGTGGCAAGAAAGATGGGGAACCTCAAGTAGGGAATGACATAGCGAACATCGAAGCTGTTCGATTTCAATTGAAGACTCAATTTGATCGGAATGTAGTGACACATTTTGAGGCCCAAGAACAGATATTTGATTATACTTTCACACACATGGGTATTGATACAGAGGGTAGCGTAAATCACCCAATTATATTGACAGAAGCATTTCTGAATCCCAACTATTCTCGTAACT TGATGgcagaattattatttgaatgtTATAATGTACCATCGGTGGCATATGGAATCGACTGTTTATTTTCGTATCAGCACAATAATTGCCCACCTGATGGTCTGATAGTTAGCGTAGGTTATCATACGACTCACATAATACCGATATTGGATGGGAAAGCGGATGCCATGAACGCGAGAAGGATCAACGTTGGTGGATATCATATCACGTCGTACATGCATAAACTCCTTCAATTGAAATATCCAGTACACGTCAATGCAATAACGCTTAGTCGAGCAGAG GAGTTGATACACGAGCATTCGATGATTGCTTTAAACTACCAGGAAGAATTATCCAAGTGGGCAGATGTAGATTATTATGACACACATGTTTTAAGAGTGCAATTACCATATATTGCACCCACTACTGCTCCTGGTCTAACGCTTGAGCaacaaaaagagagaaaacgggAATTAGCACGGCGACTGATGGAAATTAATGCaagaaagagggaggaaaGA TTAGCAGAAGATGAAGAACAACTTAATCAATTGCTAGCAGTCCAAGATCTTCTAGAAGAAGGTGAAATCGATGAATTTGGCCGAGCATTGAAATCCTACTCTCTTGCAAACGAGgctgatttaataaaaatgattaataatttacaagcaAAAGTAGAAAGGACTAGACAGAAAATCGTTGCTGCTAATTCACAAgaggaaaatattataatggaagaaaaacctaaaattaaatcaagcCTTCAACCTAAGGATCAGCAGGATTTTGATGAATGGATTGCTGGggttagaaaaaaaag aCAAGATATATTAGACAAACGTATGGCAAAGAGACAACGGAGGCAAGACATGGCGAAGCGAAGAACAGCCGCTGCACAGGAGAGGATGCGCATAATTAGCCAATtagcgaaaaaagaaaagcgcGATGATGATTTTGGTATGCGAGACGAAGACTGGGACGTgtacaaagttataaatagG gaAGGTGGCGATTCAGATTCGGAATTAGAACAGGAGAAACTGTTGGAATTGGAAGATGTTTTACGTCATCACGATCCAGAATTTGATAGTGCCGGATCTAGCGTTCCAATGGTTCCTGGAGAAACTCATCAGCTTCATGTAGGCGTAGAACGTCTACGGGCGCCAGAATTGTCGTTTCAACCGTCTATGATTGGTTCTGTAGAAGCTGGGATTGCTGAGACAAttgaatttgttttaaaacagTACACTCCTGATGAACAAACGCGTCTTGTGAGCAATGTGTTTCTTACCGGTGGATCAACAGCTTTCCCAGGATTATTGGAAAGATTAAAACGTGAACTGCGCGAAATGAGACCTTTCGGATCGAACTTTCAAGTgaatattgcgaaaaatacCAGCTTGGATGCTTGGTACGGTGCAAGAGATTTCGGTCTAAATGGCAATTTTCCGGAATATTTGGTCAGCCGCAAGGAATACGAGGAGAAAGGTGGGGAGTATTTCAAAGAACACTCGACAAGTAATACTTACACCCGATCGCCCGATCCCTTGCCGATGATACAAGTGCCTGTAACATCCGAGCAAGTAATCGTGGAGGATGCCGTGGTTGATGTGGAAATTGAATAA
- the Arp5 gene encoding actin-related protein 5 isoform X2, translating to MGIDTEGSVNHPIILTEAFLNPNYSRNLMAELLFECYNVPSVAYGIDCLFSYQHNNCPPDGLIVSVGYHTTHIIPILDGKADAMNARRINVGGYHITSYMHKLLQLKYPVHVNAITLSRAEELIHEHSMIALNYQEELSKWADVDYYDTHVLRVQLPYIAPTTAPGLTLEQQKERKRELARRLMEINARKREERLAEDEEQLNQLLAVQDLLEEGEIDEFGRALKSYSLANEADLIKMINNLQAKVERTRQKIVAANSQEENIIMEEKPKIKSSLQPKDQQDFDEWIAGVRKKRQDILDKRMAKRQRRQDMAKRRTAAAQERMRIISQLAKKEKRDDDFGMRDEDWDVYKVINREGGDSDSELEQEKLLELEDVLRHHDPEFDSAGSSVPMVPGETHQLHVGVERLRAPELSFQPSMIGSVEAGIAETIEFVLKQYTPDEQTRLVSNVFLTGGSTAFPGLLERLKRELREMRPFGSNFQVNIAKNTSLDAWYGARDFGLNGNFPEYLVSRKEYEEKGGEYFKEHSTSNTYTRSPDPLPMIQVPVTSEQVIVEDAVVDVEIE from the exons ATGGGTATTGATACAGAGGGTAGCGTAAATCACCCAATTATATTGACAGAAGCATTTCTGAATCCCAACTATTCTCGTAACT TGATGgcagaattattatttgaatgtTATAATGTACCATCGGTGGCATATGGAATCGACTGTTTATTTTCGTATCAGCACAATAATTGCCCACCTGATGGTCTGATAGTTAGCGTAGGTTATCATACGACTCACATAATACCGATATTGGATGGGAAAGCGGATGCCATGAACGCGAGAAGGATCAACGTTGGTGGATATCATATCACGTCGTACATGCATAAACTCCTTCAATTGAAATATCCAGTACACGTCAATGCAATAACGCTTAGTCGAGCAGAG GAGTTGATACACGAGCATTCGATGATTGCTTTAAACTACCAGGAAGAATTATCCAAGTGGGCAGATGTAGATTATTATGACACACATGTTTTAAGAGTGCAATTACCATATATTGCACCCACTACTGCTCCTGGTCTAACGCTTGAGCaacaaaaagagagaaaacgggAATTAGCACGGCGACTGATGGAAATTAATGCaagaaagagggaggaaaGA TTAGCAGAAGATGAAGAACAACTTAATCAATTGCTAGCAGTCCAAGATCTTCTAGAAGAAGGTGAAATCGATGAATTTGGCCGAGCATTGAAATCCTACTCTCTTGCAAACGAGgctgatttaataaaaatgattaataatttacaagcaAAAGTAGAAAGGACTAGACAGAAAATCGTTGCTGCTAATTCACAAgaggaaaatattataatggaagaaaaacctaaaattaaatcaagcCTTCAACCTAAGGATCAGCAGGATTTTGATGAATGGATTGCTGGggttagaaaaaaaag aCAAGATATATTAGACAAACGTATGGCAAAGAGACAACGGAGGCAAGACATGGCGAAGCGAAGAACAGCCGCTGCACAGGAGAGGATGCGCATAATTAGCCAATtagcgaaaaaagaaaagcgcGATGATGATTTTGGTATGCGAGACGAAGACTGGGACGTgtacaaagttataaatagG gaAGGTGGCGATTCAGATTCGGAATTAGAACAGGAGAAACTGTTGGAATTGGAAGATGTTTTACGTCATCACGATCCAGAATTTGATAGTGCCGGATCTAGCGTTCCAATGGTTCCTGGAGAAACTCATCAGCTTCATGTAGGCGTAGAACGTCTACGGGCGCCAGAATTGTCGTTTCAACCGTCTATGATTGGTTCTGTAGAAGCTGGGATTGCTGAGACAAttgaatttgttttaaaacagTACACTCCTGATGAACAAACGCGTCTTGTGAGCAATGTGTTTCTTACCGGTGGATCAACAGCTTTCCCAGGATTATTGGAAAGATTAAAACGTGAACTGCGCGAAATGAGACCTTTCGGATCGAACTTTCAAGTgaatattgcgaaaaatacCAGCTTGGATGCTTGGTACGGTGCAAGAGATTTCGGTCTAAATGGCAATTTTCCGGAATATTTGGTCAGCCGCAAGGAATACGAGGAGAAAGGTGGGGAGTATTTCAAAGAACACTCGACAAGTAATACTTACACCCGATCGCCCGATCCCTTGCCGATGATACAAGTGCCTGTAACATCCGAGCAAGTAATCGTGGAGGATGCCGTGGTTGATGTGGAAATTGAATAA